The window TTAGAAGTCCCGGTAACTGAAAAAATATCTATCAGGTCATCTCCAATCAATCCAAGAGCCTTTCCTATATTGCCCTGACTTAATTGAATATAAATTTTTTTTCTTGTTTCTTGGGATATGTTGTGTCTTTCAAGAACTGGGGGCGCAGATCCTGCTATTATGAATGCAACTACAATTTTAGCTGCATTTTTGGCAGTTATTGTATCTTCTCCAATGGAAGTTGCAGCATAAGCCGCTATATCAAAGTCATCCTTATTGTTGGAAGCATTCCTTCCAGTTTCTACATGTTTTGATAATTCTTTAAAATCTTTTGGATGTGATGCGTTTATAAGACATCCATTTGCAATTTGTCCGCTTGTTTCTAATAATTTGGGACTTTGTGCTTCAATATATATTGGAATATTGGAATTCTTTTTCTTAAAGGATTCATGCAGATCATCGATATAATTTTTAAGTGTGGATGTAGGGTTTGTCCAGGGTTTATTCAGCTGTTCCATAATTTTGCGCTCTCCAGGACCAATGCCGAATATTGCTCTTTTATCAGATAGGTTATTTATATTGATTATTTCATATGCAGCATTTTTAACATCTTTAATATAGGGATTGGTCACTCCAGGGCCTATTTTAATGTTTTCAGTTTCAAAAGAAAGAGTCTTTAATAAAGAGTATAAATTCAAATCGGTTTTATGATAAATCCAGGCATATTCGAATCCGGAATCTTCAGCAATTTTTATTAAATCTATTGTTTTTTCTGTATTATCTTGCGGAATAATTCCAACACCGAATTTCATAATATTCACAGGATATAGAATTTTAAAAAAAGAGTTGCATTAATATAAGTTAATTTTAAAAAAAATAAAAAAAGAAAGGAGTTAGCAAGTTTAGAAACTTGCGATTACTTCTCCTAATAATTTAATGGATTCTTCTACGTTTTTACCAACAGGGGATCCTGCTACGTATTGAGTTACACCCATTTCAGCTAAGCCTTCAATTTTAGGGATGAAC is drawn from uncultured Methanobrevibacter sp. and contains these coding sequences:
- a CDS encoding LLM class flavin-dependent oxidoreductase; protein product: MKFGVGIIPQDNTEKTIDLIKIAEDSGFEYAWIYHKTDLNLYSLLKTLSFETENIKIGPGVTNPYIKDVKNAAYEIININNLSDKRAIFGIGPGERKIMEQLNKPWTNPTSTLKNYIDDLHESFKKKNSNIPIYIEAQSPKLLETSGQIANGCLINASHPKDFKELSKHVETGRNASNNKDDFDIAAYAATSIGEDTITAKNAAKIVVAFIIAGSAPPVLERHNISQETRKKIYIQLSQGNIGKALGLIGDDLIDIFSVTGTSKEIIPRIESLKEENVTQFVVSAPFGRNHEESLRLFKDVIDSF